One Vicugna pacos chromosome X, VicPac4, whole genome shotgun sequence DNA window includes the following coding sequences:
- the LOC102542531 gene encoding polyadenylate-binding protein 4-like has translation MSASVPHFEMSSLYVGGLHPEVNEAMLYEKFRTAGRILSIRVCRDLVTRRSLGYAYVNFLLHADTERALNTMNFDIINGKPLRIMWSQRDPSLRKSGVGNIFIKNLAKSIDNKSLYDTFSAFGNILSCKVVSDENGSRGFGFVHFEKSEAASRAIAKMNGIVLKGSRVFVGQFKPRKERETELRAKANIFANVYIKNFGDDVDDKCLKEIFGEFGSVLNMRVMTDESGKSKGFGFVSFENFEDAQKAIEGVNGKVLNGNQLYVGRAQNKAERQSELKHKFEQMKQGKLTRCKGATLYVKNLEDGIDSKWLRKEFSLFGTITNSRVMMEASRSKGLGFVCYTSHEEANKAIRAMNGKTVITKPLYVANAQSKEERQARLTKNYMKRMVALKDRGYPTFNTDKMVASSSSGNSMPAVPQPQRGSAHLCKPVVNKTKCHSSQNMRYSIHSAAAPKPSVSTSNPSQVQGVKSAFQVTNTTTQTLAVHPQTSALGPRASQRFEKVAGAAGVHSPLKFKVGRPASTQKPVPVCTQGYDMLNVSILASAATQKKLLDEKLVPLIQSIHLTPTGEISGILLEMDDAEMLYMLKYPEFLRAKIDEFICILQSSQAQDTALRANSTPSI, from the coding sequence ATGAGTGCTTCGGTTCCACACTTTGAGATGTCCTCACTGTATGTCGGAGGCCTACATCCCGAAGTGAACGAGGCAATGCTGTATGAGAAGTTCCGCACTGCCGGGCGGATCCTGTCCATTAGGGTCTGCCGTGATCTGGTCACTCGCCGCTCCCTGGGCTACGCATATGTGAACTTCTTGCTGCACGCGGATACTGAGAGGGCTCTGAACACTATGAACTTTGATATTATCAATGGCAAGCCGCTGCGTATTATGTGGTCCCAGCGTGACCCATCACTTCGAAAGAGCGGAGTGGGCAATATATTCATCAAAAACCTTGCCAAGTCTATTGATAATAAGTCCCTTTACGATACATTTTCTGCCTTTGGAAACATTCTTTCTTGTAAAGTGGTATCCGATGAAAATGGATCAAGAGGTTTCGGATTTGTGCATTTTGAGAAATCAGAAGCCGCTAGTAGAGCCATTGCAAAGATGAATGGGATTGTGCTGAAAGGTAGCCGAGTTTTTGTTGGGCAGTTTAAACCTCGCAAAGAAAGGGAAACTGAACTCAGAGCTAAAgcaaacatatttgcaaatgtcTACATCAAGAATTTTGGAGATGATGTAGATGATAAATGTCTTAAAGAGATTTTTGGTGAATTTGGTTCTGTATTAAACATGAGAGTTATGACTGATGAAAGTGGAAAATCCAAAGGCTTTGGATTTGTGAGTTTTGAGAATTTTGAAGATGCCCAGAAAGCCATTGAAGGAGTGAATGGAAAAGTCCTTAATGGAAATCAACTTTATGTTGGTAGAGCACAGAACAAAGCAGAGAGACAATCTGaattaaaacacaaatttgaGCAAATGAAACAGGGTAAACTTACCAGGTGCAAGGGTGCTACCCTTTATGTGAAAAATCTTGAAGATGGTATTGACAGTAAATGGCTGAGAAAAGAATTCTCCCTCTTTGGCACAATCACGAATTCCAGGGTCATGATGGAGGCAAGCCGCAGCAAAGGCCTTGGCTTTGTTTGTTACACATCTCATGAGGAAGCTAATAAAGCTATCAGGGCAATGAATGGAAAAACTGTGATCACCAAACCCCTGTACGTGGCTAATGCACAAAGTAAGGAGGAACGTCAGGCTCGCCTCACCAAGAACTATATGAAGAGAATGGTGGCTCTAAAAGATAGAGGTTATCCTACATTCAACACTGACAAGATGgtagcatcatcatcatcaggtAACAGCATGCCAGCAGTTCCTCAGCCTCAACGTGGAAGTGCACATCTTTGCAAGCCTGTGGTCAACAAGACCAAATGTCATTCATCTCAAAACATGCGTTATTCTATCCACTCAGCAGCAGCACCTAAGCCATCAGTCAGCACCTCCAACCCATCACAAGTGCAGGGAGTCAAGTCAGCCTTTCAGGTCACTAATACAACAACCCAGACCCTGGCTGTTCACCCTCAAACTTCTGCCTTGGGACCACGTGCAAGTCAGAGATTCGAAAAAGTTGCAGGTGCTGCAGGTGTTCACAGTCCTCTAAAATTTAAAGTAGGAAGGCCAGCATCCACCCAAAAGCCTGTCCCTGTTTGTACACAAGGTTATGATATGTTGAATGTGTCTATATTGGCATCAGCTGCTACTCAGAAGAAGCTCTTGGATGAAAAGCTGGTTCCTCTGATTCAGTCCATTCACCTAACTCCAACTGGAGAAATCTCTGGCATACTCTTGGAGATGGATGATGCTGAAATGCTTTACATGCTCAAATATCCTGAGTTTCTCCGTGCCAAAATTGATGAATTCATCTGTATTCTGCAATCTAGCCAAGCTCAAGATACTGCCCTGAGAGCTAACAGCACTCCCAGTATTTGA